Part of the Flavobacterium sp. KS-LB2 genome is shown below.
GTTTTTGTTTGGTAAGAATTCTTGTTTGTGATGACTATAAATTCAGGAAATTGTCCTTCAATTTTCAGTACTTTTTCCTCGGGAAGTTGAATAATATGAGGATACGCTTTTGAAAGATGTTCCGTGCTTTCTGCTAATAATTCAGAACCTAATTTGCCTGGAGCGATTCCGTAGGCATTATTAAACAATGCTTCTTGTAGGGATGATGTTTTTTGATGGGTGATAATACCAATTCGTTTGTCTCTGACGAAAGATTTGTTTTTTGCAGAACCCAAAACGAGTGCGCAGGAAATGCCAGACACCCCACCACCTATTATAAGAACATCAAACATTATTACAGTTGGTCATTTGATTTCTCTTCAATCTTTTTTGCCATTTTAAAAATTAGAAGAATCAATACGGCACAAAAAGAAGCGGCGATTCCGATAAAAGCAACTACGCTATCTCCTTGAAATGGATTTCTAAAATCCAACAAAGTAACATTAAATATGATTAGCGCGATTGCTAAAAACACCAAGATGTTAGTGAAAATTTTCATAATACGTTTTTGTTTTTTGATATTAAAGAAACAGATTTTTACAGTAGAAACATATTTCAGTTTAAAAATCAGATTGTCTTTTAAAATTATCTTAGGGGGTAAATTTATGAAAATTTATTTTAGACGAACAAACCTTTAACATTCGCAGCGAATAATTTAACAGCAATCGCAAGAAGTACAACGCCAAAAGTCTTTCGAATGACGCCAAGCCCATTTTCTCCTAGTATCTTTTCGATTTTAGAGGATGATTTTAAAACGATATACACTAGAATAATATTCAAAATTATTGCGATAACAATATTTATAGTAGAAAATTGGGAGCGTAACGAGAGTAAAGTGGTCATTGTTCCGGCTCCAGCTATCAAAGGGAACGCCAAAGGGACAATAGATGCGGAACTCGCTTCCTCATCGCGATAAATCCGAATCCCTAAAATCATTTCTAATGCCAGAAAGAATAATACAAATGAACCGGCAACGGCAAATGAGTTTACATCAATACCTATTAAATTCAATAATTCCTCTCCCACAAAAAGGAAGACAATCATGATTACACCAGCTACTATTGAAGCTTTTTCGGATTCTATATGTCCATGTTTTGATCTTAAATCAACAATAATAGGAATGGTTCCCACGATATCAATTACGGCAAAAAGCACCATTCCAACCGTAATTATTTCTCTAAAATCGATTTCAAACATAGTTTTTTGTTTGCAAAGTTAAACTTTTCGATAGATTTTTGATTAAAATTAAATTTTATTACAACAATTCTGATTCATTTTTTTATCTACTGGTTTTCAATTGATTTTTTGTTTGTTTTAATTCTATGTTGTTTAAGGTTAGTTTGTTAGATTGCTCTAAGAGTCAGTTGTTTCGTTGATTTTTCAAAAAGTTAAAGTTGGTTTTTATCTAAAAAATTACAATTTACTTTAACTACCTTTGCATTTCATAATCTCAGTACCCCAAAATAATGTTTCAATTAGGAAAAACCATCGTCTCAGAAGACATACTCGAAAAAGATTTTGTTTGCAATTTATCAGCTTGTAAAGGGGCTTGTTGTGTTGATGGCGATGCGGGAGCTCCATTGAGCTTTGAGGAAACTAAGATTTTAGAAGAAATTTATCCTAAAGTAAAACCCTTTTTGCGCAAACAAGGCATTGCGGCTATTGAAGCGCAAGGTACTTGGACAAAAGGAACCGATGGTGATCTTGAAACGCCATTAATTGATAATAAAGATTGTGCTTACGTAATGTTTGATGGTAAGACTGCTTTGTGTGGAATCGAACAGGCATATAATCAAGGGATGATTGACTGGAAAAAACCTGTTTCCTGTCATTTGTATCCCATTCGTGTGAAAGACTTCACGGAGTTTGCTGCTGTTAATTATGACAAATGGGACATTTGCGATCCGGCCTGTTCTCTCGGTCAGGAGTTGGAAGTTCCCGTGTATAAATTTGTCAAAGAAGCGTTAGTTAGAAAGTTTGGTGAGGACTGGTATGCAGAGCTAGAAATAGTTGCACAAGAGCTCAAAAAATAATTCTAAAATAAATTCAAATTTTCTTGGTTACGGTTTTTAAAATCCTATATTTTACGGCACTTCGTGATTTTTTTATGGTTTTAAAATTCTGATTTTCAGCAAATTAATATTGTTATAAAAAACGTTTCAAAATTTTACCTTTGTTAAAAACTAGGCGAGATTGTGAATAAGTTTGGCTTTTAATTCCGGCAATATTTCACAATCTTTGTAATCTACAGAAAGCATAAAATTTCGTTAAAATCTCAAAAAAACAAACTACTATAATGGCACAACTTGAACCAATTTTACAAGAAAATAAAAATCGTTTCGTGATTTTCCCAATCAAACACAATGATATTTGGGAGTTTTATAAATCAATGGAAGCTAGTTTTTGGACTGCTGAAGAAATTGATTTGTCGCAAGATTTAAACGACTGGAATAATAAGTTGAATGAGGATGAAAGGTATTTCATCAAGCATATTCTTGCTTTTTTTGCTGCCTCGGACGGAATTGTAAATGAGAATTTAGCAGAGAATTTTGTGAACGAAGTGCAATATGCTGAAGCAAAATTCTTCTATGGTTTCCAAATCATGATGGAAAATATTCACAGTGAAACGTATTCATTATTGATTGATACCTATGTGAAAGATGAAGCAGAGAAAGATGAATTATTTAATGCTTTAGAAGTTTTTCCTGCGATTAAGAAAAAAGCGGATTGGGCTTTGAAATGGATTGAGTCTGATTCGTTTGCGGAGCGTTTGATTGCTTTTGCAGCTGTGGAAGGAATCTTCTTTTCGGGAGCATTTTGTTCTATTTACTGGTTGAAAAAACGTGGATTAATGCCAGGATTAACGTTTTCTAACGAATTGATTTCTCGCGACGAAGGAGTGCACTGTGATTTTGCAGTACACTTGCACAACCACCATTTAGTAAATAAAGTTCCTAAAGAAAGAATTAGAAGCATTATCGTTGATGCCTTAAATATTGAAAGAGAGTTTATCACTGAATCGCTTCCGGTGAGTTTAATAGGAATGAATGCAGCGTTAATGACGCAATATTTAGAATTTGTTGCGGACCGTTTATTAGTTGAATTAGGTTGCGATAGAGAATACAATACTTCAAATCCTTTTGATTTTATGGATATGATTTCGCTTCAAGGGAAAACAAACTTCTTTGAAAAGAAAGTGGCCGAATATCAAAAAGCAGGTGTTATGAATACGGATGAGGATGCTCAGAAAATTAGTTTTGACGCTGATTTTTAGAAAGTAGTTATCGCATCATCGGGTGTTTTTAGCCCCGATGGAAGGGAATATCCTTTCTAGTCCTGAACTTGTTTCAGGATCCTGAAACAAGTTCAGGACTAGAAAGATTGGAATGACAGCGGGATTAGCTTCCCAAAAAAATGAAACAAATACTCAAAAACGGGAAAGGGATTTTCTGTTTTTTAAAACAATTAAGCGTATGTATGTAGTTAAAAGAGATGGGCACAAAGAGCCGGTAATGTTCGACAAAATCACGGATAGAATTAAAAAACTATGCTATGGTTTGAATGATTTGGTTGATGCTGTGAAAGTGGCAATGCGCGTAATTGAAGGACTTTATGATGGTGTTTCGACATCTGAACTAGATAATCTTGCTGCCGAAACTGCCGCGTCAATGACTATTGCACATCCTGATTATGCCCAATTAGCAGCCCGTATTGCAATCTCTAATTTACATTCAAACACAAAAAAATCATTCTCAGAAACGATGAATGATATGTTCAATTATGTGAATCCAAGAAACGGTCAATATGCACCGTTAGTTTCTGATGAAGTGCATAAAGTAATTATGGATAATGCGGAGTTTTTAGATTCCCACATTATATACAATAGAGATTTCAATTACGATTATTTTGGTTTTAAAACCTTAGAAAGATCGTATTTGCTAAAAATAAATGGTAAAATCGTGGAACGTCCGCAACATATGTTGATGCGTGTGTCTGTTGGGATTCACTTAGACGATTTGAAATCGGTAATAGAAACCTACGACTTAATGTCGAAAAAATTCTTTACGCATGCAACACCAACATTGTTTAATGCTGGAACTCCAAAACCTCAAATGTCTTCTTGTTTCCTTTTGGCCATGCAAGACGATAGTATTGATGGGATTTATGACACGTTGAAACAAACGGCTAAAATCTCACAATCAGCAGGTGGAATAGGACTTTCTATTCACAATGTAAGAGCAACTGGTTCTTATATTCGTGGTACTAACGGAACGTCTAACGGAATTGTTCCTATGTTGCGTGTTTTCAATGATACAGCACGTTATGTAGATCAAGGAGGAGGAAAACGTAAAGGAAGTTTTGCCATTTATATCGAAACTTGGCATGCGGATATCTTTGAATTCCTTGACTTGAAAAAGAATACCGGAAAAGAAGAAATGCGTGCAAGAGATTTGTTTTTTGCGATGTGGACTTCGGATTTGTTTATGAAAAGAGTACAAGAAGACAGTTATTGGACCTTAATGTGTCCTAATGAATGTCCTGGATTGTATGACGTTTATGGAGACGATTTCGAAAAAATGTACACGGATTACGAAAAAGCTGGAAAAGGTAGAAAAACTATCAAAGCACATGAATTGTGGGAGAAAATTCTAGAATCGCAAATCGAAACTGGAACGCCTTACATGTTGTACAAAGATGCAGCCAATAGAAAATCAAACCAAAAAAATCTAGGTACGATTCGTTCTTCGAATTTGTGTACGGAGATTATGGAATACACATCTACAGATGAAATTGCAGTTTGTAACTTGGCTTCACTTTCGTTGCCAATGTTTGTGGAAAACAAAAAATTCAATCATGACTTGTTATTCAGCGTTACCAAACGTGTAACTAGAAACTTGAATAAAGTAATTGATAGAAATTATTATCCAGTAAAAGAGGCCGAAAACTCCAATATGCGTCACAGACCAGTTGGTCTTGGAGTACAAGGACTAGCGGATGCTTTCATTATGCTTCGTATGCCATTTACGAGTGACGAAGCGAAGAAACTGAATCAGGAAATTTTTGAGACCCTGTACTTTGCAGCAGTAACCGCATCGATGGAAATGGCCAAAGAAGAAGGGCCGTATTCTACTTTTGAAGGTTCGCCAATGTCACAAGGAGAATTTCAGTACAATTTGTGGGGATTGAAAGATGAGGAATTATCAGGTCGTTGGGATTGGGCTTCTTTGCGAAAAGAAGTGATGGAACACGGGGTGAGAAACTCCTTATTAGTAGCGCCGATGCCAACCGCTTCGACTTCTCAAATATTGGGTAACAATGAAGCATTCGAACCATATACTTCTAATATTTACACCAGAAGAGTACTTTCGGGTGAGTTTATTGTGGTAAACAAACACTTGTTACACGATTTAGTAGAACGCGGTTTGTGGAACGAAACATTGAAACAAGAATTGATGCGAAATAACGGTTCTGTTCAAGCACTTGATATTCCGCAGGACTTGAAAGAATTGTACAAAACTGTATGGGAAATGTCTATGAAAGATATTATTGATATGTCACGTCAGCGTGGGTATTTTGTCGATCAATCACAATCATTGAATTTATTCATGCAAAATGCCAATTATTCTAAATTGACATCGATGCATTTCTACGCTTGGCAATCCGGATTGAAAACAGGAATGTATTATTTGAGAACAAAAGCTGCGGTGGATGCGATTAAATTTACATTGAATAATGATAAAAAAGCAGAACCAATTGAAATTAAAGAGCAACCCGTTTTGGAGCGATTAGAGTCAATTGCCGTTTTAAATGAACCTGTTGAAATGACTGCTGAAGAATACAGAGCAATGATTGAACTGGCTAAAAATGCTGGTCCAGACGAATGCGAAATGTGTGGGTCTTAATGACTCAGGAAAATAATAAAGGCTTCTTAATTGAAGCCTTTTATAAGAACATATTAACCTTTAATTTATTTTGCTGAGGTAAAGAAAAAAGTAATGCGCATAAAAAAAGGGACATCTATGACATCCCTATTTTGGAGAACTTAAATAATTTTGGATCCGACCCCTAAAATTTTAAGTTGTTTAAGAAGGAAAAGGTTACCTCGCCTACTTTTTATATACCTCAAAAGTATATAATTCGAATCTTCTTTCCAAAATTATTTTTTAAGATAATATCAATGTTGATATTATTAATCTACAACTCTTATGTCATAAGAGATTAAAGAGTTGTTAACAAAACAAATAAAATGGAAAATCCATCAAACAATGATTTTTACTACATTTTTAGAAAATGTATCACGACCAGAAATGGAAGAAGAATTTGTAAAACTGACGGAAGTTGTTTTAAAATTCGAATTAAGAAAAGCATTTAAATTTGAAAAGCAGCTGTCAATTGATAGCTGTTTTTTTTTGGTAGCTATTCCCCGCTCTCGGTACTTCAAACGAATTTCACTGAACTCTAATTAAAATAAATGCTTAGTTAAGCAGTAAGGGCTAGAACATCGAGAGTTAATAGTTGAAATTAGGTTGTAATTCACTATATTTGAGTTGTTTAATATGGTTTGTGTCCTTTTGTAATAACTAAAAATATTAAAAATGGAAAGTAAAGAATTTGCCGTCACAGAAGATTTATTAGCTTCCAAAAGTCAACGTTTTCTGAATTTTAGTATTGATTTAGGGATTGTTTATATAATACAAATTACAATTGGAACAACCATCGATATTATTGGAGATTTGACGCGAAGTTATGCTGCATCGAATTGGTTGAAATCATTGACTTTGATTGAAAATTTTTTCTTTGGACTTGTAATCTTATTTTTTTACTACGGATTATCAGAACTGTATTTCTCCAGAACTTTTGGAAAATATTTTACGAAAACAATAGTTGTCAAGCATAATGGTTCAAAGCCCAACATGAAAAGCATTATTATCCGAACTGTATCGAGATTAATTCCTTTGGAGCCTTTTTCTTTTTTAACTGCTGAGCGAGGATGGCATGATACATTATCCGTTACGTATGTGGTTAAAAAGCATGAGTTTGTTGCAAAAAAGAAATTATTTTCTGAAGAATAAAGAAGTAGAAAAGATAAAAATTGCAGTCATTTTAGGCTGCTTTTTTGTTTTTAAACACATCCTTTTCTTTATATTCGCTCCTTCTAAATACCAACAATAATATGATGAACTGGGAACAACTTTTATCACTAAAACGACAAGGCGACAAAGGCAAAAGATTGCGTGTAGAACAAGATGATACCCGCTTGGGTTTTGAAGTCGATTACGACCGTATCATTTTCTCAGCCGCTTTTAGAAGTTTGCAGGATAAAACCCAAGTTATTCCGTTATCAAAAACTGATTTTGTGCATACTCGACTGACACACAGTTTAGAAGTTTCGGTTGTTGGACGTTCTTTAGGACGATTGGTTGGTAAAAAAATCATCGAAAAATACCCGCATCTGAAAGAAGTTCACGGCTATCACATGAATGATTTTGGAGCTATCGTAGCTGCAGCATCTTTGGCGCATGATATTGGGAATCCGCCTTTTGGACATTCCGGTGAAAAAGCGATTGGCGAATATTTTTCCATTGGAAAAGGACAGCAATACAAAGACCAGCTTACGGCAAAAGAATGGCAGGATTTAATTGATTTTGAAGGAAATGCAAATGGTTTTTCGGTATTGACAGCTAGTCGTCCCGGAATTGAAGGCGGACTTCGAATTTCGTATGCGACTCTTGGTGCTTTTATGAAATATCCAAAAGAAAGTTTGCCGAAAAAACCAACAAAGGACATTGCTGACAAAAAATACGGTTTCTTTCAAACTGAAAAAGCTTTTTTTCAAGAAGTGGCTCTTGATATGGGTTTGATTCCAAATAAATCCGGAGATAATATAGGTTTCGAAAGACATCCTTTGGCATACTTAGTCGAAGCTGCGGATGATATTTGTTACACCATTATTGATTTTGAAGACGGAATCAATTTAGGATTGGTTTCGGAGGATTTTGCGTTGGAATATTTGATAAAATTGGTAAAAGACAGCATTGACACTTCGAAATATAAGACCTTAGAAACCAAAGAAGATCGCATCAGTTATTTGCGTGCTTTAGCAATTGGGAGTTTAATCAATGATGCGGTAAAGGTTTTTATCGAAAATGAAGCATTAATTTTGGCTGGGAAATTCCCGTATGCTATAATGGATAAAAGTAAGTACAAAGCACAGATGGATGACATTATCAAAATCAGTGTTAAAAACATTTACCAAAGCCGTGAAGTTATTGAGAAAGAAATTGTTGGGTATCAAATTATACAAACGTTGTTGGATAAATTCATAACAGCTTTTAATAATAAATTCAACGGAAATGCGTCTAATTACGATTCCTTAATTATGAAAATGTTGCCAGAAAAGCATCATTTGGAAAAAGAGAATCTATATGGAAGACTGCTCCATATTTGTCATTATGTGTCGCTTTTGACCGATGGGAATGCACTTGAATTATTTGAAACTATTAATGGTAGAAAGAAGAATTAATTCTTAAAAAACATATTCAATTCCTACACCAATAGCTTGTCGAACTTGTGTTTTTGGGCCCTCGGTTACTTGTATTCCTGCGATCTCTCTTTTTGATTTGATATCGTCGTCATAGATAACATGTGCTCCAATGTTTGCTTTTACATATTGATTTACTACAAGTTCTACTAGAAAATCACAATCTATATCGATGTTTCCAAAACGATTTACATAGTCAGAATATAAGCTTAGGCGATTTTCTAGATTAATATTTTTGAAGATTTCTTTTTTGTATTTATTAGTTATTAAAAATCCAAGTTCCATTTTTGATTGTTCCCCTTCGGTGAGTAGATTTCCATCCAAGTCATAGGTTGCTTTTGCAACACCAAAAGCACCTTGATTCGCTAATCTTTGGTCTAAAACCAAAGTAGTTTTAAATGTAAATGGGGAAATATAAAATGTTCTTTTCTTATCTTTATCAATATTCTCAGCACCTACTCCCATAAAAATATAGGCTGGCGCAAAAGGTTTTGAGATTGCTTTTTCTGTATTTGGATAGGCATAACCATTCGTGAATTGCGTGTTGAAATTAAATTTTGCTGAGTGATACCAATTAGAAAGAGTGTCTTTTCTATAGCCAAATGTGGAGTTTAATTGTAAGGCGTCCTCTGTTTTTCGTATATCAATTCCGTCTTGTTTGTTTAAACCATATTTAACAATTAGTTCGTTTGACCAGTTGTAATTACTCCTCGCATAAACTCTATGGAATTTCCCTTTAAACAATCCTGAAATCGAACTAGTTCCTCCTGCACTCCAGTTGACAAAAGCAACTTCAGAGATGTCGAATCCTAAACTGTTTTTTTTTGTCCAATGCGATAATGGAAGATAATGTGTTAGAGTTTGTATTTTTAATGCTACTTTCAACGGCCTATTTGCAGTTGATAGGGTTTTTATTGGACTAAGAGTATCAGATAACGGTGTAATTCTTACTTCTTGAGCAAAACAATTAAAAGAGATAGAAAGGCTAAGTATGAGAAAAGTGTAGGTTAATAGCTTCATTTTGGACTAGTTGTGTTTAAGGTTGCAAAATAATTATTTTAATAGCTCGAAAAAAGTATTTCAAGACTTTTAACGTCAATTTTACAGTATTGTTGTAATTCAGCTACAGTTCCATGTTCAATAAACTCATCGGGAATACCCAAAACGGTTATCTTTGGAGTATGCTTATTCTCAGCAGCATACTCGAGAATTGCACTTCCAAAACCACCTTTTACAGTTCCATCTTCTATCGTTATTATAGTTGTAAATTCAGTGCAAATAGTGTGTAATGCGTTTTTGTCTAATGGTTTAACGAATGAAAAATCGTAATGTGCAATAGTTTCTGGATGATTCATTTTGGCTATTGCCAAAGTAACATTATTGCCAATAGTTCCATTTGATAAAACGGCAACTTTTGTACCTTCTTTTATGCAAATGCTTTTTCCAATGGCTATTTTTTCGTACTTACCAAGATGTTGCGTTTGCCAGTCTGCAATGACACCTCGACCTCTTGGATAACGAATGGCTATTGGATGATTTAATCCTAATTGTGCGGTATATAAAATATTTTGCAATGCTATTTCATTCATTGGAGCGTATACAATCATGTTAGGAATGCAACGCAAATAAGCCAAATCGAAAACACCATGGTGCGTTGCTCCGTCTTCTCCGACTAAACCAGCTCTGTCCAGACAAAAAATTACCGGAAGGTTTTGCAAAGCGACATCGTGAATTATTTGGTCGTATGCTCTTTGTAAAAATGTCGAGTAAATATTGCAATAAACAATCATTCCTTGAGTTGCCATTCCAGCTGCCAAAGTTACCGCATGTTGTTCGGCAATTCCAACGTCAAAAGCGCGTTTTGGGAAGGCGTCCATCATGAACTTTAAAGAACTTCCCGATGGCATAGCAGGAGTAATTCCTATGATTTTTTCATTACTTTTAGCCAAATCCAATACGGTCAAGCCAAAAACATCCTGATATTTTGGAGGTAGATTTTCTTCGGATTTAATGTGGATTTCCCCTGTTGCAGCGTCAAATTTTCCCGGAGCATGATATTTTACCTGATTTTCTTCGGCTTGAAGTAATCCTTTGCCTTTTGTAGTAATGATATGAAGGAATTTTGGTCCTTTGGTTTTTTGTAAACGTTTCAATTCTTTGATAACAGCAAAAATATCATGGCCGTCAATAGGCCCCGAATAATCAAAATTCAGGGATTTAATCATGTTATTTTGCCTCGGATTTTTTCCTTCTTTTACGGCAGTGAGGTATTGTTTTAAAGCACCCACGCTTGGATCAATCCCGATAGCGTTATCATTGAGAATCACCAGTAAATTAGCATCGGTAACTCCGGCGTGATTCAATCCTTCAAAAGCCATCCCTGAGGCAATTGAAGCGTCTCCAATTACCGCAATGTGTTGTTTGTGGAAATCGCCTTTCAAATTAGAAGCTATTGCCATTCCTAATGCTGCCGAAATAGAAGTAGAGGAGTGGCCTACTCCAAAAGCATCGTAAATACTCTCACTCCTTTTTGGGAAACCGGAAATACCGCCGAGTTGCCTGTTGGTATGAAAATTTTCTCTTCGGCCGGTGAGTATTTTATGTCCATAGGCTTGATGACCTACATCCCAAATCAATAAATCGTTTGGGGTGTCAAAAACATAATGCAAGGCAATTGTCAATTCTACAACTCCCAGGCTTGCACCGAGATGACCTTCTTTTACAGCCACAATGTCGATAATAAAATCGCGTAATTCTTGGGCTACTTGAGGAAGTTGGGCTACGTCAAGCAGTCGTAAATCGGTTGGGTTATTGATGTTTGAAAGTAAATTATCTGACATAAAGCAAATGTACGAATTGAATTCTTATTTTTGTAGCTATGATAAACCCATTTACCGACGAATATTTCATGAAAAAAGCTTTGCAGGAAGCTGAAATAGCTTTTGAAAAAGGCGAAATTCCTGTTGGAGCTATTGTTGTCATTGATAATAAAGTCATTGCGCGAGGTCATAATCTGACTGAAATGCTGATTGATGTTACGGCTCATGCCGAAATGCAGGCAATTACTGCCGCTGCAAATTTTCTTGGTGGGAAATATTTAATAGGTTGTACACTATATGTCACACTGGAACCTTGCCAGATGTGTGCAGGCGCTTTGTACTGGAGTCAAATTTCGAAAATTGTGTATGGTGCCAGCGATGACAATCGCGGTTTTGTAAAAATGGGAACGCAATTGCATCCTAAAACTACCGTTGTTTCTGGAGTTTTGGCAAATGATGCTAGTGATTTGATGAAGCGTTTTTTTGTGGAGCGGAGGAAATAATATTCTTCTCCTAAATACACTAGCCCAGATAGTAGCGAAAATCCTTTTCTTTTTTTTAAAGAAAAGATTGTAGAGGATAGCTGGATTAGCTCCTTAAAATTCTAAAAAAGTGCAAAAAAAAACTCCCCAATTTCTTGAGGAGTTATTTATTTATTCTATGACAGCATTTTCTTTTTTGTCGTAGAAATGATATTCTAGGTACGTGTAAGCATCACGAGGTATAATTTTCACCCATTTTTTATGTTCAAGAAACCATTTTGAACGTAATGATGGAAAACCTTTGGTAAGGTATGCGGCCACAAAAGGGTGTACATTAAGCACAACATCTTTGTGGTTTTTTAATACTCTTTCCAGATCAAAAGCGATTTTATCAATGATTTGAATTGGCGCTTCAATTTCGCCACTTTCATTGTTTGGATCTTCTTCTCTAGTTTTAATATTTACTTCTGGTCTTACTCTTTGACGTGTAATTTGAACTAATCCAAATTTACTCGGAGGTAAGATCTTGTGTTTTGCTTTATCATCGCTCATTTCTTCTTTCAAGAAATCGAACAAGACTTTACGATTTTCAGGATTTGACATATCGATAAAATCGACAACTATGATTCCGCCCATGTCACGAAGACGCAATTGTCTTGCGATTTCGGCAGCTGCAATCATATTGACTTCCATGGCGGTATCCTCCTGGTTGGTGGCTTTATTAGAACGGTTTCCACTGTTTACGTCAATGACGTGCAAAGCTTCAGTGTGTTCGATAATAAGATACGCCCCTTTACTCATGGATACTGTTTTTCCAAAAGAAGTTTTGATTTGTCTCTCTATGTTGTATTTCTCAAAAATAGGTGTGTCTTTTGATTGATAAAACTTAACAATTGATTGTTTGGATGGTGCAATTTCTTGCAAATAATCCTTTGTTTGGTTGTACAACTCTTCATCATCAATTTGAATACCGCTGAAGGTATCATTAAATACATCTCTTAATATCGAAGAGGCTCTGTTGAGTTCTCCTAATACTTTTGATGGATGATGAGCAGTTGGTAATTTTTTACACATTGCAGTCCATCTGCTAAGCAGGTTCTGCAAATCTTTTTCTAATTCGGCTGTATTTTTGCCTTCGGCTACTGTGCGAACAATAACACCAAATCCTTTTGGTTTGATGGATTGCACTAATCGTTTCAAGCGTTCTTTTTCTTTTTTGTCTTCTATTTTTTGTGAAATAGAAACGCGGTCAGAAAACGGAACCAAAACTATAAATCTTCCGGCAAGAGAAAGCTCAGCGCTAATTCTTGGTCCTTTTGTAGATATAGGTTCTTTGACGACTTGTACTAAAACAGATTGATTGGCACTTAATACATCCGTAATAGTACCATCTTTATCTATTTCTTTTTCAAACTGAAAGGTTTTTAGGGAGAAATCTTTTAATTTACCTGCGCTTACAAGTTTTATGAATTTCAGTTGGGAAGATAAGTTAGGACCTAAATCGTGATAATGTAAAAAAGCATCTTTTTCGAAGCCTACATTTACAAAAGCAGCGTTCAATCCGGC
Proteins encoded:
- a CDS encoding deoxyguanosinetriphosphate triphosphohydrolase, whose translation is MNWEQLLSLKRQGDKGKRLRVEQDDTRLGFEVDYDRIIFSAAFRSLQDKTQVIPLSKTDFVHTRLTHSLEVSVVGRSLGRLVGKKIIEKYPHLKEVHGYHMNDFGAIVAAASLAHDIGNPPFGHSGEKAIGEYFSIGKGQQYKDQLTAKEWQDLIDFEGNANGFSVLTASRPGIEGGLRISYATLGAFMKYPKESLPKKPTKDIADKKYGFFQTEKAFFQEVALDMGLIPNKSGDNIGFERHPLAYLVEAADDICYTIIDFEDGINLGLVSEDFALEYLIKLVKDSIDTSKYKTLETKEDRISYLRALAIGSLINDAVKVFIENEALILAGKFPYAIMDKSKYKAQMDDIIKISVKNIYQSREVIEKEIVGYQIIQTLLDKFITAFNNKFNGNASNYDSLIMKMLPEKHHLEKENLYGRLLHICHYVSLLTDGNALELFETINGRKKN
- a CDS encoding DUF3078 domain-containing protein — encoded protein: MKLLTYTFLILSLSISFNCFAQEVRITPLSDTLSPIKTLSTANRPLKVALKIQTLTHYLPLSHWTKKNSLGFDISEVAFVNWSAGGTSSISGLFKGKFHRVYARSNYNWSNELIVKYGLNKQDGIDIRKTEDALQLNSTFGYRKDTLSNWYHSAKFNFNTQFTNGYAYPNTEKAISKPFAPAYIFMGVGAENIDKDKKRTFYISPFTFKTTLVLDQRLANQGAFGVAKATYDLDGNLLTEGEQSKMELGFLITNKYKKEIFKNINLENRLSLYSDYVNRFGNIDIDCDFLVELVVNQYVKANIGAHVIYDDDIKSKREIAGIQVTEGPKTQVRQAIGVGIEYVF
- a CDS encoding 1-deoxy-D-xylulose-5-phosphate synthase encodes the protein MSDNLLSNINNPTDLRLLDVAQLPQVAQELRDFIIDIVAVKEGHLGASLGVVELTIALHYVFDTPNDLLIWDVGHQAYGHKILTGRRENFHTNRQLGGISGFPKRSESIYDAFGVGHSSTSISAALGMAIASNLKGDFHKQHIAVIGDASIASGMAFEGLNHAGVTDANLLVILNDNAIGIDPSVGALKQYLTAVKEGKNPRQNNMIKSLNFDYSGPIDGHDIFAVIKELKRLQKTKGPKFLHIITTKGKGLLQAEENQVKYHAPGKFDAATGEIHIKSEENLPPKYQDVFGLTVLDLAKSNEKIIGITPAMPSGSSLKFMMDAFPKRAFDVGIAEQHAVTLAAGMATQGMIVYCNIYSTFLQRAYDQIIHDVALQNLPVIFCLDRAGLVGEDGATHHGVFDLAYLRCIPNMIVYAPMNEIALQNILYTAQLGLNHPIAIRYPRGRGVIADWQTQHLGKYEKIAIGKSICIKEGTKVAVLSNGTIGNNVTLAIAKMNHPETIAHYDFSFVKPLDKNALHTICTEFTTIITIEDGTVKGGFGSAILEYAAENKHTPKITVLGIPDEFIEHGTVAELQQYCKIDVKSLEILFSSY
- a CDS encoding nucleoside deaminase yields the protein MINPFTDEYFMKKALQEAEIAFEKGEIPVGAIVVIDNKVIARGHNLTEMLIDVTAHAEMQAITAAANFLGGKYLIGCTLYVTLEPCQMCAGALYWSQISKIVYGASDDNRGFVKMGTQLHPKTTVVSGVLANDASDLMKRFFVERRK
- a CDS encoding Rne/Rng family ribonuclease, with the protein product MNKELIIRSSSEAVDFALLKDGKLIELHKEEEKSNFQVGDIFIAKIRKPVAGLNAAFVNVGFEKDAFLHYHDLGPNLSSQLKFIKLVSAGKLKDFSLKTFQFEKEIDKDGTITDVLSANQSVLVQVVKEPISTKGPRISAELSLAGRFIVLVPFSDRVSISQKIEDKKEKERLKRLVQSIKPKGFGVIVRTVAEGKNTAELEKDLQNLLSRWTAMCKKLPTAHHPSKVLGELNRASSILRDVFNDTFSGIQIDDEELYNQTKDYLQEIAPSKQSIVKFYQSKDTPIFEKYNIERQIKTSFGKTVSMSKGAYLIIEHTEALHVIDVNSGNRSNKATNQEDTAMEVNMIAAAEIARQLRLRDMGGIIVVDFIDMSNPENRKVLFDFLKEEMSDDKAKHKILPPSKFGLVQITRQRVRPEVNIKTREEDPNNESGEIEAPIQIIDKIAFDLERVLKNHKDVVLNVHPFVAAYLTKGFPSLRSKWFLEHKKWVKIIPRDAYTYLEYHFYDKKENAVIE